A DNA window from Aminiphilus circumscriptus DSM 16581 contains the following coding sequences:
- a CDS encoding histidine phosphatase family protein, which translates to MTESRQKRLLFARHGETEWNNSFRYQGRSDIPLNETGREQARRLARRIAAWKPEVIVASPLDRALTTARLLQEACGDNVTLLVRDGLAEIHFGEWEGLSVFEVRELYGSLYRQWRDDPVGVVPPGGEPFEDVLRRVGDVMHEFLESPFSRICFVCHGGSIRAAVTALLKLPSSFAWRMRLDNCGLVGLDVWGDHVMLGFLNDALHVRTGDEILLPIPE; encoded by the coding sequence ATGACCGAATCGCGCCAGAAACGACTGCTTTTCGCCCGTCACGGGGAGACGGAATGGAACAATTCGTTTCGTTATCAGGGAAGAAGCGACATCCCGCTCAACGAGACAGGGAGGGAACAGGCACGTCGCCTGGCGCGCCGGATCGCTGCCTGGAAGCCGGAAGTAATCGTCGCGAGTCCTCTCGACAGAGCGCTGACGACGGCGCGCCTTCTTCAGGAGGCGTGTGGGGACAACGTGACGCTTCTGGTCCGGGATGGACTTGCGGAAATTCATTTCGGCGAGTGGGAGGGGTTGTCCGTCTTTGAGGTGCGGGAACTCTATGGCTCGCTCTATCGTCAGTGGAGGGACGATCCCGTCGGAGTGGTTCCTCCCGGTGGAGAACCCTTTGAGGATGTTTTGCGGCGAGTCGGTGACGTGATGCATGAGTTTTTGGAGAGCCCCTTTTCCCGCATCTGTTTTGTCTGTCACGGAGGAAGCATCAGGGCTGCCGTCACCGCGCTCCTCAAGCTTCCATCGTCCTTTGCCTGGCGCATGCGTCTCGACAACTGCGGTCTGGTCGGTCTCGATGTGTGGGGAGACCACGTGATGCTCGGCTTCCTGAACGATGCGCTGCACGTGCGGACCGGGGATGAGATCCTCCTCCCCATTCCGGAATGA